One Gossypium raimondii isolate GPD5lz chromosome 3, ASM2569854v1, whole genome shotgun sequence genomic window carries:
- the LOC105794968 gene encoding uncharacterized protein At5g23160 produces the protein MSSMAEPQKKTHKTSRFLACFGFSCKKTPPKKPIQTGSKNTPSLSFPMLCFRPGKSRTKTVPVDNSDKTDTGGESHTSSKLSKKKSDIKLIPSRQNSKPDPQLSFPNQASRTRPKEGPEPNILLGNKKLSDPTRTGSSLPGSPTVKPKINPKTQSKLSHTVSLPVLEGNQRVGNPRKHDRVNSKQHQRKNNGVVGKLDSAMGLSIIMVTLVIMLVWGRLCAILCTSAWFYFRSRYRTINNDNDIESMASSNESDLNSKEYKKKIVLEGLLERNHRVGL, from the exons ATGTCTTCCATGGCGGAACCCCAAAAGAAAACCCACAAAACCAGTCGCTTTCTAGCTTGTTTTGGGTTTTCATGCAAGAAAACCCCACCGAAAAAGCCCATCCAAACCGGTAGCAAAAACACACCGTCGCTCTCTTTCCCGATGCTTTGTTTTAGACCCGGGAAGTCCCGGACCAAAACCGTTCCCGTCGATAACTCCGACAAGACAGACACCGGCGGCGAAAGCCATACATCGTCGAAGCTGAGCAAGAAGAAATCGGATATCAAGCTTATCCCTTCACGTCAAAATTCAAAACCTGATCCGCAACTCTCGTTCCCCAATCAAGCTTCGAGAACGAGACCTAAAGAG GGACCTGAACCGAATATTCTCCTCGGGAACAAGAAACTTTCGGACCCGACAAGAACCGGTTCAAGCCTGCCGGGTTCACCGACAGTCAAGCCCAAAATCAACCCGAAAACACAGTCCAAGTTATCCCACACGGTTTCGTTACCGGTCCTAGAAGGCAACCAACGGGTGGGGAATCCCCGGAAACATGATCGGGTCAATTCAAAACAGCACCAACGGAAAAACAATGGGGTGGTCGGAAAATTGGACTCCGCCATGGGTTTGTCCATTATAATGGTGACTTTGGTAATAATGTTAGTTTGGGGTCGATTATGTGCCATCCTTTGTACCTCGGCTTGGTTTTATTTTCGGTCTCGTTATCGAACCATTAATAACGATAACGATATTGAATCTATGGCGAGTTCAAATGAATCAGATTTGAATTCCAAagaatacaaaaagaaaatagtgtTGGAAGGATTGTTGGAAAGGAATCACAGGGTTGGGTTATGA
- the LOC105794962 gene encoding 60S ribosomal protein L44 isoform X1 has translation MSKTNWAAKDFSGLIGCHHRIKTEASRFSAAAMVNVPKTKKTYCKSKECRKHTLHKVTQYKKGKDSLAAQGKRRYDRKQSGYGGQTKPVFHKKAKTTKKIVLRLQCQGCKHVSQHPIKRCKHFEIGGDKKGKGTSLF, from the exons ATGTCGAAGACTAATTGGGCTGCTAAAGATTTTTCTGG GTTAATTGGCTGCCACCACCGGATCAAAACTGAAGCTTCTCGCTTTTCGGCCGCAGCCATG GTGAACGTACCTAAGACCAAGAAGACCTACTGCAAGAGCAAGGAGTGCAGGAAACACACTTTGCACAAGGTCACACAGTATAAGAAGGGCAAGGATAGTTTGGCTGCACAGGGGAAGCGTCGTTACGACCGGAAACAATCCGGTTATGGTGGTCAGACCAAACCAGTGTTCCACAAGAAG GCAAAGACCACCAAGAAGATTGTGCTAAGGCTGCAATGCCAAGGTTGCAAGCACGTTTCACAACATCCGATCAAG AGGTGCAAGCACTTTGAGATTGGTGGAGACAAGAAGGGGAAAGGAACATCTCTGTTTTAA
- the LOC105794962 gene encoding 60S ribosomal protein L44 isoform X2, producing MVNVPKTKKTYCKSKECRKHTLHKVTQYKKGKDSLAAQGKRRYDRKQSGYGGQTKPVFHKKAKTTKKIVLRLQCQGCKHVSQHPIKRCKHFEIGGDKKGKGTSLF from the exons ATG GTGAACGTACCTAAGACCAAGAAGACCTACTGCAAGAGCAAGGAGTGCAGGAAACACACTTTGCACAAGGTCACACAGTATAAGAAGGGCAAGGATAGTTTGGCTGCACAGGGGAAGCGTCGTTACGACCGGAAACAATCCGGTTATGGTGGTCAGACCAAACCAGTGTTCCACAAGAAG GCAAAGACCACCAAGAAGATTGTGCTAAGGCTGCAATGCCAAGGTTGCAAGCACGTTTCACAACATCCGATCAAG AGGTGCAAGCACTTTGAGATTGGTGGAGACAAGAAGGGGAAAGGAACATCTCTGTTTTAA
- the LOC105794969 gene encoding uncharacterized protein LOC105794969 isoform X2: MAFLFNKFQDAVRILAKSPTFARYRRKLQFEDDINLLFMYTSYNRLGKNADEADAEEIIDMATVPMTRPIKRAELSLRLKDSIGYSLDVKPSQIPHNEASQGLYLNGEANVGAVIAIYPGVIYTPSYYRYIPGYPRVDARNRYLITRYDGIVIDAQPWGYGGETREIWDSSTMQDTGPDTDETMLGKALENNALECRNPLAFAHFANHPTEETVPNVMVCPYDFPLTEKDLRIYIPNISFGNAEEQKVRRLGSSWFRGSSRNSWLDDSDSDGPVLKTLVLVATKALCDEEVLLQRPLWYYSVDKDED, encoded by the exons ATGGCTTTTCTTTTCAACAAATTCCAAGAT GCTGTTAGAATCCTTGCAAAAAGCCCCACTTTTGCTAGGTACAGAAGGAAACTCCAATTTGAAGACGATATCAATCTCCTCTTCATGTATACCAG TTACAATCGTCTAGGAAAGAATGCCGATGAGGCCGATGCCGAGGAGATTATCGACATGGCTA CTGTTCCCATGACAAGACCAATAAAACGTGCTGAACTCTCACTGAGGTTGAAGGATTCCATTGGCTACTCGCTTGATGTCAAACCATCTCAAATACCCCACAATGAAGCCAGCCAAGGTTTGTATTTGAATGGTGAAGCTAATGTTGGTGCTGTAATTGCCATTTACCCTGGTGTTATATACACTCCATCTTATTACCGATATATTCCTGGATACCCTAGAGTTGATGCTCGAAACAGATATTTGATCACAAGATATGATGGGATTGTCATCGATGCTCAACCTTGGGGATATGGGGGTGAAACACGTGAAATATGGGATAGCTCAACAATGCAAGATACGGGGCCCGACACGGATGAGACAATGCTTGGTAAGGCTTTGGAAAACAATGCTTTGGAGTGTAGAAACCCTTTAGCGTTTGCCCATTTCGCCAATCACCCTACTGAAGAAACTGTGCCAAATGTGATGGTTTGCCCTTATGACTTCCCACTGACTGAAAAAGACTTGAGAATTTATATTCCAAACATATCATTTGGTAATGCAGAAGAACAAAAAGTGAGGAGATTAGGCAGCTCTTGGTTTAGAGGGAGTTCAAGAAATAGTTGGTTAGATGACTCGGACTCAGATGGTCCTGTTTTGAAGACTCTTGTTTTGGTGGCTACTAAAGCACTCTGTGATGAAGAAGTGCTGTTGCAAAGACCATTATGGTATTATTCTGTGGACAAAGACGAGGATTGA
- the LOC105794969 gene encoding uncharacterized protein LOC105794969 isoform X1 produces MAFLFNKFQDAVRILAKSPTFARYRRKLQFEDDINLLFMYTSYNRLGKNADEADAEEIIDMASKASFTDQQMQVQENVHFQIKNFCTVMDEILLPGSAVPMTRPIKRAELSLRLKDSIGYSLDVKPSQIPHNEASQGLYLNGEANVGAVIAIYPGVIYTPSYYRYIPGYPRVDARNRYLITRYDGIVIDAQPWGYGGETREIWDSSTMQDTGPDTDETMLGKALENNALECRNPLAFAHFANHPTEETVPNVMVCPYDFPLTEKDLRIYIPNISFGNAEEQKVRRLGSSWFRGSSRNSWLDDSDSDGPVLKTLVLVATKALCDEEVLLQRPLWYYSVDKDED; encoded by the exons ATGGCTTTTCTTTTCAACAAATTCCAAGAT GCTGTTAGAATCCTTGCAAAAAGCCCCACTTTTGCTAGGTACAGAAGGAAACTCCAATTTGAAGACGATATCAATCTCCTCTTCATGTATACCAG TTACAATCGTCTAGGAAAGAATGCCGATGAGGCCGATGCCGAGGAGATTATCGACATGGCTAGTAAGGCCTCTTTTACTGACCAACAAATGCAAGTGCAGGAAAAtgttcattttcaaattaaaaacttttgcACTGTTATGGATGAAATCCTTCTTCCTGGCAGTG CTGTTCCCATGACAAGACCAATAAAACGTGCTGAACTCTCACTGAGGTTGAAGGATTCCATTGGCTACTCGCTTGATGTCAAACCATCTCAAATACCCCACAATGAAGCCAGCCAAGGTTTGTATTTGAATGGTGAAGCTAATGTTGGTGCTGTAATTGCCATTTACCCTGGTGTTATATACACTCCATCTTATTACCGATATATTCCTGGATACCCTAGAGTTGATGCTCGAAACAGATATTTGATCACAAGATATGATGGGATTGTCATCGATGCTCAACCTTGGGGATATGGGGGTGAAACACGTGAAATATGGGATAGCTCAACAATGCAAGATACGGGGCCCGACACGGATGAGACAATGCTTGGTAAGGCTTTGGAAAACAATGCTTTGGAGTGTAGAAACCCTTTAGCGTTTGCCCATTTCGCCAATCACCCTACTGAAGAAACTGTGCCAAATGTGATGGTTTGCCCTTATGACTTCCCACTGACTGAAAAAGACTTGAGAATTTATATTCCAAACATATCATTTGGTAATGCAGAAGAACAAAAAGTGAGGAGATTAGGCAGCTCTTGGTTTAGAGGGAGTTCAAGAAATAGTTGGTTAGATGACTCGGACTCAGATGGTCCTGTTTTGAAGACTCTTGTTTTGGTGGCTACTAAAGCACTCTGTGATGAAGAAGTGCTGTTGCAAAGACCATTATGGTATTATTCTGTGGACAAAGACGAGGATTGA